In Humulus lupulus chromosome 7, drHumLupu1.1, whole genome shotgun sequence, the following are encoded in one genomic region:
- the LOC133790581 gene encoding wall-associated receptor kinase-like 22, whose protein sequence is MEGFRSYIICLILFLTLFHKSHSQQEYLNQTALNCSISPGISKGYLCDIGHLSSCNSIVTFRSRTPYNTAIDIAYLLGSEASKIASLNSISSLVDKIPVNKLIMVPVSCQCSGNIFQHFTPYTAINGSTYFMIATENYQSLTTCQALIAQNYYDPKNIPVGAGLIVPVRCACPSQNQTASGVVSLLTYTVQNGDTATSIGKMFGVSGQSILEANMLSKGSTFYAHTPILVPLTMESCSTHPEMFFCNCPNGHLGNGASGLTCISDDLGKRFPAKLVALLGVGIGFALLCLSLTGYKVYQYFNTRRIKIRKEGFFKQNGGLLLQEKVTYNGSHEKAKLFTEEELQRATDNYNQSRFLGQGGYGAVYKGMLPDGTIVAVKRSNAMDGNQIQQFINEVLILSQINHRNIVKLLGCCLETETPLLVYEYISNGTLLHHIQKKQHEPKISWENRLSIACDVAGALSYMHFSASMPIFHRDIKSSNILLDEKYNAKVSDFGTSRSVPEHKTHLSTAVQGTFGYFDPEYFQSSQFTDKSDVYSFGVTLVELLTGETPYSFAKDKDKNLVSTFLSLRNENSLSQILDPQVTKDAPKKDVEAMAELAMRCLRLSGKKRPTMKQVSMELEGLRERKSIAMDLVDEEEPEFSRDEEMYWCMNTASSYTIQDTIQDQSTDHISMVNI, encoded by the exons ATGGAAGGATTTCGGTCCTACATCATCTGTCTAATCTTGTTTCTGACCCTATTTCACAAGTCACACTCTCAACAAGAATACCTTAACCAAACAGCCTTGAACTGCTCTATTTCTCCTGGTATCTCAAAAGGATATCTCTGTGATATAGGCCATTTAAGTTCATGTAACTCCATTGTCACCTTCAGGTCTCGGACTCCATACAACACAGCAATCGACATAGCCTATCTCCTTGGTTCAGAAGCCTCTAAAATTGCTTCACTTAACAGCATATCATCTTTGGTTGACAAGATTCCTGTCAACAAGTTGATCATGGTTCCTGTTTCTTGTCAATGTTCCGGCAATATATTCCAACATTTCACTCCTTACACCGCCATAAATGGTTCAACTTATTTCATGATAGCTACTGAGAATTACCAAAGCCTGACCACATGTCAAGCATTGATAGCTCAGAACTACTATGATCCCAAGAATATTCCAGTCGGAGCTGGCTTGATAGTTCCGGTGAGATGTGCTTGCCCAAGCCAAAACCAAACAGCGAGCGGTGTGGTCTCCCTTTTGACATACACGGTACAGAATGGTGACACAGCTACCTCCATTGGCAAGATGTTCGGGGTGAGTGGACAGAGCATATTGGAGGCCAACATGTTGTCTAAAGGCAGCACATTCTATGCTCATACGCCTATATTGGTTCCACTGACAATGGAGAGTTGCTCAACCCACCCTGAAATGTTCTTCTGTAACTGTCCAAATGGTCATCTTGGAAATGGAGCCTCTGGTCTGACTTGCATCTCAGATGATCTTGGTAAAAGATTTCCAGCCAAATTGGTAGCTTTATTAG GTGTTGGCATTGGATTCGCACTCTTATGCCTGTCACTAACAGGATACAAGGTATATCAATATTTCAATACAAGGAGAATAAAAATCCGCAAGGAGGGGTTTTTCAAGCAAAATGGTGGCCTTTTGCTTCAAGAAAAAGTCACATATAATGGAAGCCATGAGAAAGCAAAGCTATTTACAGAAGAGGAGCTTCAAAGAGCAACCGATAACTATAACCAAAGTCGTTTTCTTGGTCAAGGAGGCTATGGAGCAGTCTATAAAGGGATGTTACCTGATGGTACCATAGTTGCTGTGAAAAGGTCAAATGCAATGGATGGAAATCAGATTCAACAATTCATTAACGAAGTCCTCATTCTATCACAGATTAACCATCGAAACATAGTAAAACTACTCGGTTGTTGTTTGGAAACTGAGACCCCTTTACTTGTATACGAGTATATCTCTAATGGGACACTCTTGCATCACATCCAAAAGAAACAACATGAACCAAAGATTTCCTGGGAGAACAGATTAAGCATTGCTTGTGATGTTGCAGGAGCTTTATCATACATGCACTTTTCAGCTTCAATGCCTATTTTTCATAGGGACATAAAATCTTCCAACATACTTTTGGATGAAAAGTACAATGCCAAAGTCTCTGATTTTGGAACTTCAAGATCAGTGCCGGAACACAAAACTCACTTGAGCACAGCAGTACAAGGAACTTTCGGGTATTTTGATCCAGAGTACTTTCAATCAAGCCAATTCACAGACAAAAGTGACGTCTACAGCTTCGGCGTTACACTTGTTGAGCTGTTAACAGGAGAAACTCCATATTCTTTTGCGAAAGACAAAGATAAGAATCTGGTTTCAACTTTTTTGTCATTAAGGAATGAAAATTCTCTTTCCCAAATTTTAGATCCTCAAGTGACAAAAGATGCACCTAAGAAGGATGTTGAGGCAATGGCAGAGCTAGCAATGAGATGTTTAAGGTTGAGTGGGAAGAAGAGACCAACAATGAAACAAGTATCGATGGAATTAGAAGGTCTAAGGGAAAGAAAAAGTATAGCCATGGATTTGGTGGACGAAGAAGAACCTGAATTTTCCAGAGATGAAGAAATGTACTGGTGTATGAATACAGCAAGTAGTTATACCATACAAGACACTATACAGGATCAGAGTACTGATCATATATCAATGGTCAATATATAA
- the LOC133791318 gene encoding wall-associated receptor kinase-like 22, with product MKTRVSDVVSAKPKFGIPPYADISPKAGDISPKAKLFTEEELQRASDNYNQSRFLGQGGYGAVYKGMLPDGTLVAVKRSNAMDGNQIQQFINEILILSQINHRNIVKLLGCCLETETPLLVYEYISNGTLLYHIQKHEPKLSWENRLSIACDVAGALSYMHFSASMPIFHRDIKSSNVLLDEKYNAKVSDFGTSRSVPEHKTHLSTAVQGTFGYMDPEYFQSSKFTDKSDVYSFGVILVELLSGKTPYSFAKDKDKNLVSNFLSLRNENSLSQILDPQVIKDAPKKHVAAMAELAMRCLRLSGKKRPTMKQVLMELEGLRERKSVVMEMVDEEEPEFFRDEEKYRCMNTASSYTIQDTIKDQSIDQISIVNI from the exons ATGAAAACGCGAGTTTCTGATGTCGTTTCTGCAAAGCCAAAATTTGGAATTCCTccttatgccgatatatcgcccaaggcaggcgatatatcgcct AAAGCAAAGCTATTTACAGAAGAGGAGCTTCAAAGAGCATCTGATAACTATAATCAAAGTCGTTTTCTTGGTCAAGGAGGCTATGGAGCAGTCTATAAAGGGATGTTACCTGATGGTACTCTAGTTGCTGTGAAAAGGTCAAATGCAATGGATGGAAATCAGATTCAACAATTCATCAACGAAATCCTCATTCTATCACAGATTAACCATCGAAACATAGTGAAACTACTCGGTTGTTGTTTGGAAACTGAGACTCCTTTACTTGTATACGAGTATATCTCTAATGGGACACTCTTATatcacatccaaaaacatgaaccAAAGCTTTCCTGGGAGAACAGATTAAGCATTGCTTGTGATGTTGCAGGAGCTTTATCATACATGCACTTTTCAGCCTCAATGCCTATTTTTCATAGGGACATAAAATCTTCCAATGTACTTTTGGATGAAAAGTACAATGCCAAAGTCTCTGATTTTGGAACTTCAAGATCAGTGCCGGAACACAAAACTCACTTGAGCACAGCAGTACAAGGAACTTTCGGGTATATGGATCCAGAGTACTTCCAATCAAGCAAATTCACAGACAAAAGTGATGTCTACAGCTTCGGCGTTATACTTGTTGAGTTGCTATCCGGAAAAACTCCATATTCTTTTGCGAAAGACAAAGATAAGAATCTGGTTTCAAATTTTCTGTCATTAAGGAATGAAAATTCTCTTTCCCAAATTTTAGATCCTCAAGTGATTAAAGATGCACCTAAGAAGCATGTTGCAGCAATGGCAGAGCTAGCAATGAGATGTTTGAGGTTGAGTGGGAAGAAGAGGCCTACAATGAAACAAGTACTAATGGAATTAGAAGGTCTGAGGGAAAGAAAAAGTGTTGTCATGGAAATGGTGGACGAAGAAGAACCTGAATTTTTCAGAGATGAAGAAAAGTACCGGTGTATGAATACAGCCAGTAGTTATACCATACAAGACACTATAAAGGATCAGAGTATTGATCAAATATCAATAGTCAATATATAA
- the LOC133791319 gene encoding protein LYK5-like, with protein sequence MEGFWSHYILCLTMFLTLFHKLSHSQQEYLNQTALNCSSSPGISKGYLCDTGHLRSCNSIVTFRSRTQYNTAIEIAYLLGSEASKIAALNNLSSLVDKIPINKLIMVPVSCQCSGNIFQHSTPYTVVNGTYYFKIATETCQNLTTCQALIAQNYYDPINIPVGAVLIVPVRCACPSQNQTASGVVSLLTYTVEIGDTAVSIGKMFGVSEQRILEANMLSQDKKIYDHTPILVPLKMESCSTYPEMFFCNCSNGQLGNGTTGLTCILDDHGKKIPAKLVALLGVGIGFALLCLSLTGYKVYQWFNKRRIKIRKGGFFKQNGGLLLQEKVTYSGSQEKVLRIFTTAQHFVSTNQLSKF encoded by the exons ATGGAAGGATTTTGGTCCCACTACATCCTCTGtctaaccatgtttctgaccctATTTCATAAGTTATCACACTCTCAACAAGAATACCTAAACCAAACAGCCTTGAATTGCTCTAGTTCTCCGGGTATCTCAAAAGGGTATCTATGTGATACAGGCCATTTAAGATCATGCAACTCCATTGTCACCTTCAGGTCTCGGACACAATACAACACGGCAATCGAAATAGCCTATCTTCTTGGCTCAGAAGCCTCTAAAATTGCTGCACTTAACAACTTATCATCTTTAGTTGACAAGATCCCAATCAACAAGTTGATCATGGTTCCTGTTTCTTGTCAATGTTCCGGCAATATTTTTCAACATTCCACTCCTTACACCGTGGTAAATGGTACATATTATTTCAAGATAGCTACTGAGACTTGCCAAAACCTGACCACATGTCAAGCATTGATAGCTCAGAACTACTATGACCCCATTAATATTCCAGTCGGAGCTGTCTTGATAGTTCCGGTGAGATGTGCTTGTCCAAGCCAAAACCAAACAGCGAGTGGGGTGGTCTCGCTTTTGACATACACAGTAGAGATTGGTGACACAGCTGTCTCTATCGGAAAGATGTTTGGGGTGAGCGAACAACGCATATTGGAGGCCAATATGTTGTCTCAAGACAAAAAAATCTATGATCATACGCCTATATTGGTTCCACTGAAAATGGAGAGTTGCTCAACTTACCCTGAAATGTTCTTCTGTAACTGTTCAAATGGTCAACTTGGTAATGGAACCACCGGACTGACTTGCATCTTAGATGATCATGGTAAAAAAATTCCAGCCAAATTGGTAGCTTTATTAG GAGTTGGCATTGGATTTGCACTCTTATGCCTGTCACTAACAGGATACAAGGTATATCAATGGTTCAATAAAAGGAGAATAAAAATCCGCAAGGGGGGATTTTTCAAGCAAAATGGTGGCCTTTTGCTTCAAGAAAAAGTCACATATAGTGGAAGCCAAGAGAAAGTGTTGCGAATTTTTActactgcgcaa CATTTCGTCTCAACAAATCAACTGAGCAAGTTCTAG
- the LOC133790582 gene encoding uncharacterized protein LOC133790582 isoform X2, giving the protein MADEYNMISELSEFDNLSAVIGFEAFSSGKKRKRMKMKKNKRKRMNQFVIDDLDDLTVNMVDKAKQVNIGQHPEMVSMETVETESHVTKNSSVLQKRLRRARYFDPPQESSCVCRNCGEEGHRENNCRAQKRKRPCFVCGTFEHSWRRCKLRRNCFLCKERGHVARHCPNGNQVDNPSPIICLRCGDSGHDMFSCPNDYCPSDIKEIQCYVCKSLGHLCCVDSRSGILISDSCYNCGQSGHLGSLGKEMDDRVGLNLEVFSA; this is encoded by the exons ATGGCTGACGAATATAATATGATTTCCGAACTCAGTGAGTTTGATAACCTCAGTGCTGTAATTGGGTTTGAGGCTTTCTCAAGTGGGAAGAAGAGGAAGAgaatgaagatgaagaagaataaGAGGAAGAGGATGAATCAGTTTGTGATTGATGATTTAGACGACTTGACT GTTAATATGGTAGACAAAGCAAAGCAAGTGAACATTGGTCAACATCCAGAAATGGTGTCAATGGAAACGGTGGAAACGGAATCACATGTGACTAAAAACAGTTCTGTTTTACAGAAGCGCCTT CGTCGAGCTAGATATTTTGATCCTCCTCAAGAAAGTAGTTGTGTGTGTCGTAATTGTGGCGAAGAAGGGCATAGAGAAAACAACTGCAGAGCACAAAAGCGAAAGAGACCATGCTTTGTCTGTGGAACTTTTGAGCACAGTTGGAGACGTTGCAAGCTG CGTCGGAATTGCTTTTTATGTAAAGAACGAGGCCATGTTGCTAGACATTGCCCCAATGGAAACCAAGTAGATAATCCAAGTCCTATAATTTGTCTTAGATGTGGGGACTCTGGACATGATATGTTTTCATGCCCCAATGATTATTGTCCTAGTGATATCAAG GAAATACAATGTTATGTTTGCAAGTCTCTCGGCCACCTATGTTGTGTCGATTCGCGTAGTGGAATTCTAATTTCTGACTCTTGTTACAACTGTGGCCAGTCTGGACATTTGGGTTCA
- the LOC133790582 gene encoding uncharacterized protein LOC133790582 isoform X1, translating to MADEYNMISELSEFDNLSAVIGFEAFSSGKKRKRMKMKKNKRKRMNQFVIDDLDDLTVNMVDKAKQVNIGQHPEMVSMETVETESHVTKNSSVLQKRLRRARYFDPPQESSCVCRNCGEEGHRENNCRAQKRKRPCFVCGTFEHSWRRCKLRRNCFLCKERGHVARHCPNGNQVDNPSPIICLRCGDSGHDMFSCPNDYCPSDIKEIQCYVCKSLGHLCCVDSRSGILISDSCYNCGQSGHLGSGCTKTRKDIRGVSIKLCPTNLEKQVILAENSQIVKLGKEMDDRVGLNLEVFSA from the exons ATGGCTGACGAATATAATATGATTTCCGAACTCAGTGAGTTTGATAACCTCAGTGCTGTAATTGGGTTTGAGGCTTTCTCAAGTGGGAAGAAGAGGAAGAgaatgaagatgaagaagaataaGAGGAAGAGGATGAATCAGTTTGTGATTGATGATTTAGACGACTTGACT GTTAATATGGTAGACAAAGCAAAGCAAGTGAACATTGGTCAACATCCAGAAATGGTGTCAATGGAAACGGTGGAAACGGAATCACATGTGACTAAAAACAGTTCTGTTTTACAGAAGCGCCTT CGTCGAGCTAGATATTTTGATCCTCCTCAAGAAAGTAGTTGTGTGTGTCGTAATTGTGGCGAAGAAGGGCATAGAGAAAACAACTGCAGAGCACAAAAGCGAAAGAGACCATGCTTTGTCTGTGGAACTTTTGAGCACAGTTGGAGACGTTGCAAGCTG CGTCGGAATTGCTTTTTATGTAAAGAACGAGGCCATGTTGCTAGACATTGCCCCAATGGAAACCAAGTAGATAATCCAAGTCCTATAATTTGTCTTAGATGTGGGGACTCTGGACATGATATGTTTTCATGCCCCAATGATTATTGTCCTAGTGATATCAAG GAAATACAATGTTATGTTTGCAAGTCTCTCGGCCACCTATGTTGTGTCGATTCGCGTAGTGGAATTCTAATTTCTGACTCTTGTTACAACTGTGGCCAGTCTGGACATTTGGGTTCA GGATGCACGAAAACACGTAAAGACATCCGTGGCGTTTCAATCAAGCTTTGTCCCACTAATTTGGAGAAGCAGGTCATTTTGGCAGAAAATTCTCAAATTGTGAAG